One window from the genome of Drosophila albomicans strain 15112-1751.03 chromosome 2L, ASM965048v2, whole genome shotgun sequence encodes:
- the LOC117563704 gene encoding glucose-fructose oxidoreductase domain-containing protein 1, giving the protein MLPGVGVFGTGEIANVLVPLLREKGFEVRAIWGRTLKEAKETASAQNVAFHTNVIDEVLLRKDVDLVFIVCQPFLHAEISVKALGIGKHVVCDKPAGLHQMDALKMVRASQYYPTLISLVNHPLRFLPAFTQMRRCLQEELIGPLAAVVLMDVRVQLGTLFPEKYNWMCDAQMGGGALNLVGSVVDLVSYLLQQQAVRVHGVLRSYTKTTGAINGIRQITAPDFCNFQMELASGTLVTVALHSHTVPAKTFSQEVLVYGSKGHLVVRGGDLFVLKEGQPKEEAVYVDVQDLHFSTNNSLLPRPYIKGLCKMVGALKEAFGSKESSWIKAPVSTAATFEDGLYVQAVVEAIRKSNETRQWQRVQLSTDSPLNHDQIIRYGYARMSTM; this is encoded by the coding sequence ATGCTACCTGGCGTTGGCGTATTTGGAACGGGTGAAATTGCCAATGTGCTGGTGCCACTGCTACGAGAAAAAGGCTTTGAGGTGCGCGCCATCTGGGGCCGCACCCTCAAGGAGGCCAAGGAGACGGCGAGCGCACAGAATGTCGCCTTCCACACCAACGTCATAGACGAGGTGTTGCTGCGCAAAGACGTCGATCTGGTGTTCATAGTGTGTCAGCCTTTTTTACACGCTGAGATCTCGGTAAAAGCACTGGGCATTGGCAAACATGTGGTTTGCGACAAACCTGCTGGACTACATCAGATGGACGCATTGAAAATGGTGCGGGCATCACAATACTATCCAACACTCATATCGCTGGTGAATCATCCGTTGCGGTTTTTGCCCGCCTTTACACAAATGCGTCGCTGCCTGCAGGAGGAGCTGATTGGGCCGCTGGCGGCCGTCGTGCTGATGGATGTACGCGTCCAGCTGGGCACACTCTTTCCAGAGAAGTACAACTGGATGTGTGACGCACAGATGGGCGGTGGAGCCCTCAATCTGGTAGGCAGCGTTGTGGATCTAGTTAGCTATCTACTGCAACAGCAAGCGGTGCGTGTGCATGGCGTGCTCAGATCGTACACGAAGACAACGGGTGCCATCAATGGCATACGGCAAATTACAGCGCCGGATTTCTGCAATTTCCAAATGGAACTGGCCAGTGGAACACTGGTCACAGTGGCGCTGCACAGTCACACTGTGCCCGCTAAAACGTTCTCGCAGGAGGTGCTCGTTTATGGTAGCAAAGGACATCTGGTGGTGCGTGGCGGCGATTTATTTGTGCTGAAGGAGGGACAACCGAAGGAGGAAGCAGTGTATGTAGATGTGCAGGATTTGCATTTCTCCACAAACAACTCTTTGCTGCCACGTCCCTACATCAAGGGACTGTGCAAAATGGTCGGCGCACTAAAGGAAGCCTTCGGCAGCAAGGAGTCCAGCTGGATTAAGGCACCCGTTTCCACAGCAGCCACGTTTGAGGATGGTCTTTATGTTCAAGCTGTCGTCGAGGCGATACGAAAATCAAACGAGACGCGTCAGTGGCAACGTGTCCAACTGTCCACGGATTCGCCTCTCAATCACGATCAGATCATAAGATATGGCTATGCACGCATGTCCACAATGTGA
- the LOC117563705 gene encoding uncharacterized protein LOC117563705 has translation MKPIARWLVSITAGLLAGTQTIRMVKVANEDNEYYCAHCMYSSAVQSGSESADLPYIMGSEQISAALQQILSSDEHNAAMRPRIINNIEKDCELGSESLNRMLEEMMSNSTSNENSELIHFEPAVRL, from the coding sequence ATGAAACCGATCGCTCGATGGCTTGTAAGCATTACAGCTGGCCTTTTAGCGGGGACACAAACCATTCGCATGGTGAAGGTGGCCAATGAAGACAATGAATATTATTGTGCGCATTGCATGTACTCGTCAGCAGTTCAAAGTGGATCCGAATCGGCAGATCTTCCCTATATTATGGGGTCAGAACAGATAAGTGCAGCTTTGCAGCAGATTCTAAGTAGCGATGAGCACAACGCTGCAATGCGTCCGAggatcataaataatattgagaaGGATTGTGAGCTTGGTTCCGAGTCATTGAATCGCATGCTGGAAGAGATGATGTCAAACAGCACATCTAACGAAAATTCCGAACTAATTCACTTTGAGCCAGCCGTACGTCTTTAA